In one Silene latifolia isolate original U9 population chromosome 10, ASM4854445v1, whole genome shotgun sequence genomic region, the following are encoded:
- the LOC141606595 gene encoding uncharacterized protein LOC141606595 isoform X1, whose protein sequence is MPPRRDTAVNITQEELDQLRAENEALKAKRIDPARTSNIVARHNPTFFTRRREPHFLGEWCREFTNLFELIACPEELQVDQAAHYLRASAGEWWIRNKAEIRHVARDIGEGYVSWSEFQEILTDQFMPEFRKAKLREDFDTFRMTEDMTVDIYHRKFRLLASYIDEFARNETMLAMRFERGLTVDIKKRLTAAPPTTVQDIYLRAGAAERLSEQIKEEKKGKAEKRKLETASDNAGAKRPNSGKFGGYSTNSAPGSMRNQSGGSYRSASMGDNAPKVTCFGCGKFGHKVRECMSSGRNQAGGFQTPTSGYSGSRTAGSGYNNYRAPNPGYGGGARSGASNSYQGSYNNYQNRSQLNRPSGSGNFQRNQNEGNKQPGTAPSSQSGAKSSGKLFTMGKEAAEEDAHVVTEGEFVVEYY, encoded by the coding sequence ATGCCTCCAAGAAGGGACACAGCTGTAAACATCACCCAGGAGGAGTTAGATCAACTACGggctgagaatgaggccctaaaggccaaaaGAATCGATCCTGCTAGAACCAGTAACATCGTGGCGAGGCATAATCCCACCTTCTTCACTCGGAGAAGGGAACCTCACTTTCTGGGTGAGTGGTGTCGGGAATTCACCAACCTCTTTGAGCTGATTGCTTGTCCAGAGGAGCTGCAAGTGGACCAGGCTGCCCACTATCTTAGGGCCTCGGCTGGGGAATGGTGGATCAGGAACAAGGCGGAAATCCGACATGTTGCTCGGGACATCGGGGAGGGTTACGTGTCTTGGTCAGAGTTCCAAGAGATACTGACAGACCAGTTCATGCCAGAGTTCAGGAAAGCTAAGCTCAGGGAAGACTTTGATACATTCCGGATGACAGAGGATATGACGGTGGACATTTATCACAGGAAATTCCGACTGTTGGCGTCATACATCGACGAATTCGCTAGGAATGAGACCatgctggctatgaggtttgaAAGAGGACTGACGGTggacatcaagaagaggctcacgGCAGCTCCGCCTACCACCGTTCAGGACATCTACCTGAGGGCTGGTGCTGCTGAGAGGCTCTCCGAGCAGATCAAGGAGGAGAAGAAAGGAAAAGCTGAGAAGAGAAAGCTGGAAACTGCCAGTGATAATGCTGGGGCCAAGAGGCCGAATTCAGGCAAATTCGGTGGATACTCCACCAATAGTGCTCCTGGGAGTATGAGGAATCAAAGCGGAGGCAGTTACAGGAGTGCTAGTATGGGAGATAATGCGCCCAAGGTCACTTGTTTTGGCTGTGGGAAGTTCGGGCATAAGGTGCGGGAATGCATGAGTTCTGGAAGAAACCAAGCTGGGGGTTTCCAGACACCTACATCGGGGTACAGCGGATCTCGTACAGCGGGGTCAGGGTACAACAACTACCGTGCCCCTAACCCTGGCTATGGAGGAGGAGCCCGATCTGGGGCAAGTAACAGTTAccaaggaagctacaacaactatcAGAACCGTAGCCAACTGAACCGGCCCAGTGGGAGTGGCAATTTTCAGAGGAACCAGAATGAGGGGAACAAGCAACCTGGTACGGCTCCATCTAGTCAGTCTGGAGCTAAGTCCAGTGGCAAGCTCTTTACCATGGGAAAggaagcagctgaggaggatgctcacgtagtgactg
- the LOC141606595 gene encoding uncharacterized protein LOC141606595 isoform X2: MPPRRDTAVNITQEELDQLRAENEALKAKRIDPARTSNIVARHNPTFFTRRREPHFLGEWCREFTNLFELIACPEELQVDQAAHYLRASAGEWWIRNKAEIRHVARDIGEGYVSWSEFQEILTDQFMPEFRKAKLREDFDTFRMTEDMTVDIYHRKFRLLASYIDEFARNETMLAMRFERGLTVDIKKRLTAAPPTTVQDIYLRAGAAERLSEQIKEEKKGKAEKRKLETASDNAGAKRPNSGKFGGYSTNSAPGSMRNQSGGSYRSASMGDNAPKVTCFGCGKFGHKVRECMSSGRNQAGGFQTPTSGYSGSRTAGSGYNNYRAPNPGYGGGARSGASNSYQGSYNNYQNRSQLNRPSGSGNFQRNQNEGNKQPGTAPSSQSGAKSSGKLFTMGKEAAEEDAHVVTD, encoded by the coding sequence ATGCCTCCAAGAAGGGACACAGCTGTAAACATCACCCAGGAGGAGTTAGATCAACTACGggctgagaatgaggccctaaaggccaaaaGAATCGATCCTGCTAGAACCAGTAACATCGTGGCGAGGCATAATCCCACCTTCTTCACTCGGAGAAGGGAACCTCACTTTCTGGGTGAGTGGTGTCGGGAATTCACCAACCTCTTTGAGCTGATTGCTTGTCCAGAGGAGCTGCAAGTGGACCAGGCTGCCCACTATCTTAGGGCCTCGGCTGGGGAATGGTGGATCAGGAACAAGGCGGAAATCCGACATGTTGCTCGGGACATCGGGGAGGGTTACGTGTCTTGGTCAGAGTTCCAAGAGATACTGACAGACCAGTTCATGCCAGAGTTCAGGAAAGCTAAGCTCAGGGAAGACTTTGATACATTCCGGATGACAGAGGATATGACGGTGGACATTTATCACAGGAAATTCCGACTGTTGGCGTCATACATCGACGAATTCGCTAGGAATGAGACCatgctggctatgaggtttgaAAGAGGACTGACGGTggacatcaagaagaggctcacgGCAGCTCCGCCTACCACCGTTCAGGACATCTACCTGAGGGCTGGTGCTGCTGAGAGGCTCTCCGAGCAGATCAAGGAGGAGAAGAAAGGAAAAGCTGAGAAGAGAAAGCTGGAAACTGCCAGTGATAATGCTGGGGCCAAGAGGCCGAATTCAGGCAAATTCGGTGGATACTCCACCAATAGTGCTCCTGGGAGTATGAGGAATCAAAGCGGAGGCAGTTACAGGAGTGCTAGTATGGGAGATAATGCGCCCAAGGTCACTTGTTTTGGCTGTGGGAAGTTCGGGCATAAGGTGCGGGAATGCATGAGTTCTGGAAGAAACCAAGCTGGGGGTTTCCAGACACCTACATCGGGGTACAGCGGATCTCGTACAGCGGGGTCAGGGTACAACAACTACCGTGCCCCTAACCCTGGCTATGGAGGAGGAGCCCGATCTGGGGCAAGTAACAGTTAccaaggaagctacaacaactatcAGAACCGTAGCCAACTGAACCGGCCCAGTGGGAGTGGCAATTTTCAGAGGAACCAGAATGAGGGGAACAAGCAACCTGGTACGGCTCCATCTAGTCAGTCTGGAGCTAAGTCCAGTGGCAAGCTCTTTACCATGGGAAAggaagcagctgaggaggatgctcacgtagtgactg
- the LOC141606596 gene encoding putative cysteine-rich receptor-like protein kinase 39 produces the protein MFLKPHHQHKMILIFIILFKFSCLTLTKTQELEPLLDLKTSLDPTNKFLTSWSSNGDPCDGTFEGIGCNEMGQVANISLQGKGLMGQLSPSISKLKYLNGLYLHFNSLHGVIPKEISDLTNLVDLYLDVNNFSGVIPTEIAKMESLQVLQLCYNQLTGSIPTQLGSLKKLTVIALQSNQLTGAIPASLGGLEALVRLDLSFNHLFGSIPTPVAEAPLLQSFDIRNNTLSGNVPTSLQRLSEGFKYANNRGLCGEGFITLEACPDADHLGQIRPEPYGGRAGAGHGFQTKDIPETANVQPNCNGNDCPKPRKKSHASAAVGIVVVILGLSVISAFIFTKYRRTKQKLGSSFELTENRLSLSTTDQPKEYCRKNGSPLISLEYPNGWDPLSDGRSISGFSNELLQGFRFNLEEVECATQHFSPSHLLGKSGLSAVYRGVLRDGTVVAVKRISKSSCKSEEAEFLKGLNLLTSLRHPNLVRLRGFCCSRGRGECFLVYDFVPNGNVLKYLDLKGGDPNVLEWSTRVKIIHGIAKGILYLHSNKVNKSPLIHQNISAKKVLIDHRFNPIITDSGLPKLLTNDTVFSALKASAAMGYLAPEYTNTGRFTDKSDVYAFGILAFQILSGRRKIPNSMRGGLELPTFQEYIDSNIHGKFSEVEAAKIAKIALNCTHDSPADRPSMDVVVLELGSCITCYPSP, from the exons ATGTTTCTCAAACCACATCACCAACACAAAATGATCTTAATTTTCATCATATTATTCAAATTTTCTTGTTTAACCCTAACAAAAACACAAGAACTAGAACCATTACTTGACCTAAAAACATCATTAGACCCAACAAACAAATTTCTAACATCATGGTCAAGTAATGGTGATCCATGTGATGGAACATTTGAAGGTATTGGGTGTAATGAAATGGGTCAAGTTGCTAATATTTCATTACAAGGAAAAGGACTTATGGGTCAACTTTCACCATCAATTTCTAAACTTAAATATTTAAATGGTTTATATTTGCATTTTAATTCACTTCATGGTGTTATTCCTAAAGAGATTTCTGATTTAACAAACTTGGTTGATCTTTATCTTGATGTTAATAATTTTTCTGGTGTTATTCCTACTGAGATTGCTAAAATGGAGAGCCTCCAAG TGCTGCAGTTATGCTATAATCAGCTAACAGGAAGCATTCCAACACAATTGGGATCACTGAAGAAATTAACAGTAATTGCATTGCAATCAAATCAGTTAACAGGAGCAATTCCTGCAAGTTTAGGAGGTTTAGAAGCATTAGTGAGGTTAGATTTGAGCTTTAATCATCTCTTCGGTTCGATCCCTACACCTGTTGCTGAAGCTCCTTTGCTGCAATCTTTCGACATCCGAAACAATACTCTTTCTGGGAATGTTCCTACTT CTCTGCAGAGATTAAGTGAAGGGTTTAAGTATGCAAACAATAGAGGGCTATGTGGAGAAGGTTTCATAACATTAGAAGCTTGTCCTGATGCTGACCACCTAGGTCAAATCCGTCCAGAACCGTATGGAGGAAGAGCGGGAGCTGGACACGGGTTCCAAACAAAGGATATCCCGGAAACAGCAAATGTTcaaccaaactgcaatggaaatgACTGTCCAAAACCTCGAAAAAAGTCACATGCTTCCGCAGCTGTAGGCATTGTGGTTGTAATTCTTGGTTTGTCGGTGATCAGCGCGTTCATTTTCACAAAATACCGCAGGACAAAGCAAAAGCTCGGGAGCTCATTCGAGCTGACTGAGAACCGTCTCAGTCTCAGTACTACTGATCAACCTAAGGAGTACTGTCGTAAAAATGGGTCCCCTTTGATCAGTCTCGAGTACCCAAATGGGTGGGACCCGTTATCAGATGGTCGAAGTATAAGCGGGTTCTCAAATGAATTGCTGCAAGGGTTTCGGTTCAATTTGGAGGAAGTCGAATGTGCTACTCAACACTTTTCACCGTCTCACTTGTTAGGCAAGAGCGGACTATCTGCTGTTTATCGGGGAGTGTTAAGAGACGGGACTGTCGTTGCTGTCAAACGGATTAGTAAGAGCAGTTGCAAGTCTGAGGAAGCCGAGTTTCTTAAGGGATTGAATCTGTTGACCTCTTTGAGGCACCCGAATTTGGTTCGTTTGAGAGGGTTTTGTTGTTCTAGGGGACGAGGCGAATGCTTTCTGGTCTATGATTTTGTTCCTAATGGGAATGTGCTCAAGTATCTCGACCTCAAAGGCGGTGATCCTAACGTTCTTGAATGGTCTACTCGAGTCAAGATCATCCATGGCATTGCCAAAG GAATACTATACTTACACAGCAACAAAGTGAACAAATCACCCCTGATTCACCAAAACATATCAGCAAAGAAGGTTCTAATCGACCACCGATTCAACCCGATAATCACAGACTCAGGCCTACCCAAACTGCTGACAAACGACACCGTCTTCTCAGCCCTAAAGGCAAGTGCAGCAATGGGGTACTTAGCTCCCGAGTACACCAACACAGGCCGGTTCACTGACAAGAGTGATGTCTACGCTTTTGGCATACTTGCATTCCAAATTCTGTCAGGTAGGAGGAAGATACCAAACTCAATGAGAGGCGGACTTGAATTACCGACATTTCAGGAGTATATCGACTCAAATATTCATGGCAAGTTCTCAGAAGTCGAAGCAGCCAAGATTGCTAAAATCGCGTTGAATTGTACTCATGATTCCCCTGCTGATAGGCCTTCTATGGATGTAGTTGTCTTAGAATTGGGTAGTTGTATTACTTGTTATCCATCTCCATGA
- the LOC141608738 gene encoding uncharacterized protein LOC141608738: MESKYSQWSAENATKAYLKTLKMGINKRLNKEPDTLEFISAIAAGNNAKLILIACGETTTLSTLLALLAAASQTNGRVICIYRDLNQLQSTKQALSQDANNDSIEFVLGDTKRLIREKYQNVDFMLNDCELENHQELLREMQCNANCKGAIVLRCNAFTTKSWECAGLRTQLLPIGDGLLVTRIANPIERKDSIGKKGHWVVKVDEHTGEEHVFRVRCPNGK, encoded by the exons ATGGAGAGCAAATATTCACAATGGTCAGCTGAAAATGCAACAAAAGCCTACCTCAAAACATTAAAAATG GGAATTAATAAGAGACTCAACAAAGAGCCAGACACATTAGAATTCATATCAGCAATAGCAGCAGGAAACAATGCAAAGCTTATACTAATCGCATGTGGCGAAACCACAACGCTTTCAACTCTACTAGCCCTACTAGCCGCGGCTAGCCAAACAAATGGACGTGTCATTTGCATATATCGCGATCTTAACCAATTACAATCAACCAAACAAGCCCTTAGTCAGGACGCGAATAATGACTCAATTGAGTTTGTATTAGGAGATACAAAGAGACTAATTCGCGAAAAATATCAAAATGTCGATTTTATGTTAAATGATTGTGAGCTAGAAAATCACCAAGAATTGCTTAGAGAAATGCAATGTAATGCCAATTGTAAGGGGGCTATTGTCTTAAGGTGTAATGCATTTACGACGAAATCTTGGGAATGTGCCGGGTTGAGGACCCAATTATTGCCTATTGGAGACGGGTTATTGGTGACCCGAATTGCGAACCCGATTGAGAggaaggatagtattgggaagaagggTCATTGGGTTGTTAAAGTAGATGAGCATACAGGAGAAGAGCATGTGTTTAGGGTAAGGTGCCCTAATGGCAAGTAG
- the LOC141608739 gene encoding uncharacterized protein LOC141608739 — MASWSPENATKAYITTLKMERKEKEPDSAEFISALAAGNNAQVMVAACAEKVAINNLLALVAAAHQTGGCVTCILPGKKELQEAKHGLGQDAKSVRFVVGNASELLLLKKYKDADFLLIDCNIQGYENIMREIDQAKREVKKDGVVVGFNAFCKGSSWQWSGLRTHLLPIGDGLLVTRIDGSLCKEVRKGKGGISRKSNWIVKVDECTGEEHVFRVRSSSQRKLEVAN; from the exons ATGGCTTCCTGGTCACCTGAGAATGCTACCAAGGCTTATATCACTACTCTTAAAATG gaaagaaaagagaaggaacCAGACAGTGCAGAGTTCATATCAGCATTAGCAGCAGGAAACAATGCACAAGTGATGGTAGCAGCTTGCGCCGAAAAAGTTGCTATAAACAATCTATTAGCCTTAGTGGCTGCAGCGCATCAAACTGGCGGCTGTGTAACTTGCATTCTCCCTGGGAAAAAAGAATTACAGGAAGCCAAACACGGACTTGGACAGGATGCAAAATCTGTACGCTTTGTCGTTGGTAATGCCAGTGAATTACTTCTACTTAAGAAGTACAAAGATGCAGACTTTCTGCTTATTGACTGTAACATTCAGGGTTACGAGAATATTATGAGAGAAATTGATCAAGCGAAAAGGGAAGTTAAAAAAGACGGtgttgttgttgggtttaatGCGTTTTGTAAGGGATCATCGTGGCAATGGAGCGGGTTAAGGACCCATTTGTTGCCTATTGGTGATGGATTGTTGGTTACGAGAATTGATGGGAGTTTATGCAAGGAAGTTCGGAAGGGAAAAGGCGGTATCAGTAGGAAGAGTAATTGGATTGTTAAGGTTGATGAATGTACTGGTGAAGAACATGTGTTTCGGGTTAGATCATCGTCACAGAGGAAGTTAGAGGTTGCTAATTAG